In Streptomyces qaidamensis, one DNA window encodes the following:
- a CDS encoding GNAT family N-acetyltransferase, with amino-acid sequence MQEVFLPRARLVVARCGDQPIGYAFGYPLPSDTGWWKAMDGDTTPEFTAETGERTLGIVELAVRANWRRQGVAARMHDRLLEGLGVERVTLAMRPDPEAAPAHAAYAAWGYLQVGHWQPADDQPVSHIMLLTLPVAAQGVGQQRAPGTGEGGGVRPGTGAGPDLRR; translated from the coding sequence GTGCAGGAGGTCTTCCTTCCCCGCGCCCGCCTCGTCGTGGCCCGCTGCGGCGACCAGCCGATCGGCTACGCCTTCGGTTACCCGTTGCCTTCGGACACCGGCTGGTGGAAGGCGATGGACGGGGACACGACGCCGGAGTTCACGGCGGAGACCGGTGAGCGGACGCTGGGCATCGTCGAACTCGCGGTACGCGCCAACTGGCGGCGCCAGGGGGTCGCGGCCCGGATGCACGACCGTCTGTTGGAGGGTCTGGGCGTCGAGCGCGTCACGCTGGCGATGCGGCCCGACCCGGAAGCGGCACCGGCGCACGCCGCCTACGCCGCGTGGGGCTACCTGCAGGTCGGTCACTGGCAGCCGGCAGACGATCAGCCCGTGTCTCACATCATGCTGCTGACCCTGCCGGTTGCCGCGCAGGGGGTCGGGCAGCAGCGTGCGCCAGGTACGGGCGAAGGCGGTGGAGTGCGGCCTGGCACGGGCGCAGGGCCAGATCTGCGTCGGTGA